DNA from Polaribacter sp. NJDZ03:
AAAATTTTCACATTCTATTATAATACGTAGTTTGTCGTTCAACTTTTTGGAGGAAATCAAATAAAAAATGTTAAGTTTCATATACTAAAGGGTATAAAATCATTGCAATATTTAAAAGAATGACTTCAGCAAGGTTAATACTCATTTTTTAAGAGTAACTCATAAGTATTTATGACATTTTTTTAATCATACAACTTTTGTTATATTATTCCTGGAGGAATAATCATACAAAAAACTGTTCCTTTAATTAAACTTGCAAAATGTAATAAAAATCTAAGATAAGTTTGGATTAAAAGGGATCAACACAAAAAGTTGTGGAGTAAACTAAAAAGGAAGAACTTTGACTTTAAAATTATTTCTATTTTGGATACTTCAATTGAGCTTGTTAAATTATTACTACCAGAAATACTTGTTAACTATTTTAAATTTACCAAACACGAAGTTAAAAATGAAAAACTCCATTCCTATTTCACTGAGTTAAACACAATTCCAGAAGAATTTAAAACACTTAAATTAAGCTCTAAAGGATTTTTTCCAGAAGCCACTATTCAAGATTTTCCTATTCGAGGTAAAAACGTTTTTCTACATGTTATTAGAAGGCGTTGGATTGATGATAATTCTAAAAAATTAGTGATAAGAGATTGGCAGTTAGTAGCAAAAGGCACTAGAATTACTAGTGAATTTGCTGCTTTTTTAAAACAAATCAGTCTGTAATAATGCTACAAGTACATCTGTTGTAGCAACCTTTTACGGAGTAAGCCTTAGAAACTTACTGAGACAATACAAAAATTATTTAAGTGATTTTAAGCAATGGAACCAGCTAGAAACAACTCCTTAAAATATGTTCCTGAACTACTACCAAATAGAGATACTCTAAAACAATTATTAGCTAGAAGTAGATACCTATTGTATAAATCTAGTAACAAATGGACTAACTCCCAACAAGAAAGAGCTGAAATACTTTTTAAAACTTATCCAGATATAGAAAAGGCATACAATTTATGTCAAAACTTATCCTGGATTTACAATCAAACAAA
Protein-coding regions in this window:
- a CDS encoding transposase, yielding MDTSIELVKLLLPEILVNYFKFTKHEVKNEKLHSYFTELNTIPEEFKTLKLSSKGFFPEATIQDFPIRGKNVFLHVIRRRWIDDNSKKLVIRDWQLVAKGTRITSEFAAFLKQISL